The Mauremys reevesii isolate NIE-2019 linkage group 1, ASM1616193v1, whole genome shotgun sequence genome segment atcaggcctttttctccatcagagaatccacacaggagagaggccctatgaatgcagtgagtgtgggaaaaccttcaatcgcaatTCTCACCTTATTAggcatgagagaatccacacaggggagaggctttatgaatgcagtgagtgtggaaaatgctccaCTAACatctcagacctttctaaacatcagagaatccacacaggggagaggccctatgaatgcagtgcatgtgggaaaagcttcactagcagctcaggcctttctaaacatcagagaatccacacaggggagaggccctatgaatgcagtgagtgtggaaacagcttcactagcagctcaggcctttctaaacatcagagaatccacaaaggggagaggccctatgaatgcagtaagtgtgggaaaagcttcactagcagctcaggcctttatcagcatcagagaatccacacaggggaaaggccctatgaatgcagtgagtgtggggaaaaattcaatcgcagctcagtccttattaggcatcagagaatccacacaggggagaggccttatgaatgctgtgagtgtgggaaaaccttcaatcgcagttcgcaccttattaggcatcatagaatccacacaggggagaggccctatgaatgccgtgagcatgggaaaagcttcactaacagttcaggcctttctaaacatcagagactccacccaggggagaggccctatgaatgcaatgagtgtgggaaaaccttcaatcgcagctcaaacttccttacgcatcagagaatccacacaggggagaggccctatgaatgctgtgagtgtagaaaatgcttcactagcagctcaggactttatcagcatcagagaatccacacaggggagaggccctatgaatgcagtgagtgtgggaaaaggttcACTAccagttcaggcctttctaaacatcagagaatccacacaggggagaggccatatgaatgctgtgagtgtagAAAATGCTTCAttaacagctcagccctttctgaacatcagagaatacacacaggggagagaccctatgaatgcagcgagtgtggggaaaaattcaatcgcagctcagtccttattaggcatcagagaatccacacaggggagaggccctatgagtgctgtgagtgtgggaaaaccttcagtcgcagttcacaccttattagacatcagagaatccacacgggggagcggccttatgaatgcagtgagtgtgggaaaagcttcactaacagctcagccctttctaaacatcagaaaatccacaccggtgagagacccaataaatgcagtgagtgtgggaataCCTTCTGTTGGAACGTAGCCCatgtgagccatcagaga includes the following:
- the LOC120402988 gene encoding zinc finger protein 850-like → SCEIPGRPEREQGKQPGEKVGKCISCQESQKDLKETTTHQEILSGRKKTCTACGKNLYDYSSLIKHQKIHTGERPYECCECGKSFASSSGLSKHQRINTGKRPYECSECGKIFTYRSGLFVHQRIHTGERPYECSECGKTFNRSSHLIRHERIHTGERPYECSEHGKSFTISSGLSKHQRIHTGKKPYECSDCGKIFTYKSGLFLHQRIHTGERPYECSECGKTFNRNSHLIRHERIHTGERLYECSECGKCSTNISDLSKHQRIHTGERPYECSACGKSFTSSSGLSKHQRIHTGERPYECSECGNSFTSSSGLSKHQRIHKGERPYECSKCGKSFTSSSGLYQHQRIHTGERPYECSECGEKFNRSSVLIRHQRIHTGERPYECCECGKTFNRSSHLIRHHRIHTGERPYECREHGKSFTNSSGLSKHQRLHPGERPYECNECGKTFNRSSNFLTHQRIHTGERPYECCECRKCFTSSSGLYQHQRIHTGERPYECSECGKRFTTSSGLSKHQRIHTGERPYECCECRKCFINSSALSEHQRIHTGERPYECSECGEKFNRSSVLIRHQRIHTGERPYECCECGKTFSRSSHLIRHQRIHTGERPYECSECGKSFTNSSALSKHQKIHTGERPNKCSECGNTFCWNVAHVSHQRICKGVEHHKNL